The Gambusia affinis linkage group LG05, SWU_Gaff_1.0, whole genome shotgun sequence region GTCCACTACTTCTGAAAACAGCGATGGTTTATGAACATGAGGTGGCAATTCAGTCGTTTGAATCACTAGTGTCGCAGCAGGACACATCTAAAGACTCTAGTTGAGAGTTGGTCATGCAAGATTTAGCAAGAGAAATACAAATCTGGGGATCTCCTTGAATCCACAACTGTTTTCTTATGCAAACTTTTCTAATTTGTGCTTCAAGATTCCAACTTGAATTCAGGAAAATGTAAGATTTCCACTTTTACCATGTTTGTTTGGAAAGTTCACCAATGAAgtggagattttcttttacagttaaAATCATCAGCTTCTGGAAGGTCATTTATGCAAATTTAATGGTACAAGTGTTTTCTTCTTCGATGGATGCCATTTACCGGGCTTCTGGGATGTTAACAAGATTCATAAATCATTTAGTTGTTGCAAgtaaaatcagatgaaaaacaacaacttcaaagAGCTTTTTTTAAGCTTCTGTTATCCGGctgcaacaaaatgtatttctcaTTACTTAAGCATAATTTTGGCTTATAGATTTAAGGATTTTCcttccatctttttttaataatcactCACATGTATGTGGAGAATTAAAAGATTCACACTACTTTGCAAATTATTTTGTCTGTCCTTTCATCCTTTATTTGGGATCTCCTTGTCTAAGATTAGAACGGCTGCACTCCCACATCCCTGTTGCATTAATCGCATTAAAAACGACCCTCTCcggttttgtttctgtaacGTGCGTGAGTTAAAATGTGCCCTATTGTTCCCAGGCAGTCAGGTGGAAGAGCAGAAACGTTTCAACCACATTATGAAGACGCTGTGGGTGTCTCAGGGTGATGGAGCCATGAAGTCCACCAGCCCGGCTGACGTGATGCGAGAGACAAGCAGGACACCAGCTCTGGGCCTCGTTACTCAAGCTCCATTAAGCTTCACGCTTAAATTATACCCTAATACCTGTTGTCACGGTGATGCACTGGgctgaaaacatttatgcagGCCACGGGGGCTGAAAACTGCCCCCGTGTGCAACACCGATGCCACCAAGGacacatattcacacacacaagcagcCAATGCTCATCAGCATTACTCCCTGCAGGTCACACAATCAGGCCtctccaaacacacaaacagcatAAATACATATTCATCAGCGCAATATCAGAAGTGCTTTCAGTCATGGAGTCCTTCTCATTAATCTGCTGGAAGTTTTACATGGTGTCTTCACATGTGAAGGAGCTCACTCTGCTACCCTGGACAAGGAAGCAAGAACAGATGAGAACAAGTTGGTATTTGTAAATAATATAGAACAATGTTGAAAAATCTATATCATCATGTAGAGTGCTGTCAGACGTTGtggatttcttctgtttttgctttttcccccccacacatTTCAGATCCCAACTACAAAAGATcacaaagtaaatacaaaatgtggtTTTCAGATGATGATTTCACTTAACATggtaaaatcaaaaaatgtcCCAAACTAATCTGGCGCTGTATGAAAGAGTAATCGGTTAAATTACTGATCACAGTTAAATCATAACTTAATTGTAACAAACCTGAACTATCAAGAAAGGTTTTAAACAGAACCTTTCCGACAACATGAAGAAGGGTACCAGAACTAGAAAACACATCAGGCCCAGATCTTGTAATGGCTACCAGCACAGGAAGAAGTGCATGTTAggattttattaagaaatatgGACTTTGGTGAGAGTTCAGGAATGGAAGAAGGCAGCTAATGATGTTGCTACCTTCCTACGCAGATCTgctcaattctcatctcccttcattGCTAAATCTTGAATATCTCCCATTGAGTTTGATTTCTTCTGAAATCAAAGCCCACCAGGATGCCATTTCAAGACTTCAGTGTAGCTGAATTAAAAGAATTATACTACCAATTatcacaatttaaaatgttttatattctaAAACTTATTCGatgatcagaaatatttaatgagaCAAGAAAGTTAAAGCTATGAAGTTAAGGTGGAGCAtacaataaaagaagaaaacatttacatttggtAATTTTTCTAAATACATACCGAGAACTTATGGCGACCATTATCAACActattgttttccttctgcttccaCAGGTAAAGCAGGTGAGCTGTCTCAGAGGAGAAAGGACAGAAGACATGCATGTTGAATTTCTCTAAGGTAAGTCATCTATTTGCACAAGGCTCAATTACATAACTACTCTCAGTCATTAGGAGCAGAAATCTGCCTGTTATTTCCCGGCAGGCTGACGAAGTGGTTGCAGTCAGGTGTGGACACTGCAGCCTTCGCTGCCATGCCCACTAAAGGAACCGTGCTGCTCAGAAAACAGACACAGAACCACTGGCAGCACAGACACACTCCAGGTTTAATGGACCATTGGAAATCAAACATGCTTTTTGTATAccaaataaaccaataaaatactgtttcaggaaacaaattttaaatggtttctAAGTTGCAGTGATAGTGAATAACAACACAATGAAAAAAGGCTGAGAAGATACCTGAAAATGTAGCTATAATAAATGTATAACACCTATTCATACATTTAACTACACTGAGCCAGGAACCTGGGAGAAACTGCCTTCTCTAATTATTCTGATTCATCTTTGTAGAAATGATTTATTGCTTTCACTACAGGAAGAATAATAGCGAGTGTAACCTCCTGCTTTCCAGTCAGCTTCATGTTCCTCCTGTAATTTATTACCAACTTTATTTACCCAGATAGGCACATAATCAACACccagagcaacaacaacaagcaagaaactaaacaaaaagtaTAATCAAAAACAATCACGGCTAAtttgttaaacatgttttgaagGAAACATGATTGCAGCCGGATTAAATGTTCAATCAGCATAATCaggaaatgttgattttcatatttgtgaagtaattaaaatgcaaaattacataaaaacaaagataataGATTGAGTGCATTTATGATGCAAATTgggttttgtattttgtttttctaactttaATGAAGTTAGtctgtgaaaaagtttgactCAGAATTAATTCTGCATGTATGCCTGTGTTTTCCTCATGAGAaccattttggattttaaatgtttaatgtgtAGAGATTTTTAAGTGGTCAATACTTCTGTTTTCTTGTACGTTATTGGGATCAAACTTAtatactgcaataaaataagtCTCCTTTAAGAAAACTCCAGGTAGAAAACTGTGGATTTAACAAATTCCTTGCATAGCTGAATATTTGATAAGGCCTTCAGTCTTCTCTTGCAGTGACTGgaatgtacatttatttatagagTCTGGATTTGTGCCAGTTTTTGCtactaaaatctttaaaaccaTTTTGGGGAAACTTTTCCAACTACAACAAAAGTTGTAAGCAAagtaaatcatttctgttttattattttctgtatttctttgaaTATAGATGCTCATAACCTGTAGGGGATGACAGAAGTGATCTGGAACAAACTGTTGCTTACTTGAGAATGCAAAAGGCTGGTTGCTTGCTCAGTGCCAAAAATAATCTCTATTTGTTGCAAAATCAGATATAATGATAATAGAGGGTTGTTTATCAATACATTTCCATAACTTTTTGACAATTCCCTAATCTTATTATCAGAGTCATTTGGCTCAAAGCTAAGTAGAGTAAATGTGAAGCACTTTGCAGACGAACCGTTTGGGGCCTCAGTCCTGTGGTTCAGCACATGAAGCCACCTGACTGCTTCGTGGTCGGCACGCCATCAGGCTGACAGGGGGAAGTGGAAGCCACCATAAACTGGGTCGCAGAGGGTAGAACTGCCTGAGGGCAGCTTGGCTGACACCCCACATCTAAATCAGCACATTAGGCACCAGTGCACGACAAAGAATTACAGGGGGAAAAGTGCAAGACAGGAGAAACTGCATGTATTATGCGTTTTAATATTCACTGTTTGGAGAGTGGATGAGATCGGGGGAGCTGAGCCATTTGGCTTACCGTCAACGTTACGGACACATGAAGGGTACCAAACCACCAAGGTTCAGACAAAAGAAGATCATCACTCTGTTCCACAGGAAAAGTTCAACTAGATGCCCAAATGCACTTCAGTAAATTAGAACCTGGGTAAATGGTTCATTTATTCTGtaattcagtttgaaaaatttaaCTTGACAAAGACACATTACACACAGAGTGTACGTGAAGTATGCAAACACTGTTTCAGCACATGAAAGTTACAAATCatgattttatcttttatcaGTTTTGCATAAATGAGcatatttgcagcattttcttcttctttctgcaacatttttcagGAAATGACATTTTCATCTATGTCATGTGGCAATTGTTTGCTTCTTCAGCGCTTCAGGATTCTCTTGTCCTAAAGATGTTAGTTTGTTCTTAGACAGTTATTTTGTCTCTTCAGACATATGACATGTTTCTGtagatttaaaaagtctttaagaCTATCACACATAGACACGGAGTTTCATTGATGTAAGTTTCCTTCATGTTTGAAAAGTGCCACATAGCTCAGTCTGGATTCTACCAGGTCGCCATATTGAACTGAATGACTGtccgtccatctgtccatccatcgtCCTTGTTTTTGGTctcaacatttgtttgacacTTGAAACAGTTAAATCGCCACTAGATGGCGGTGAAGTAATGAGGAGCAGGTAATTCAGCCATTGATTTAGGTTTTGCTGGACTGGAGAGACAGATAAAggatttaaacaaaacttttgactGGGTGTGACAAAAAGAGCTTTAATGTGATTATCAGGACAGAGGAGATTGCAGGAGTAAATTTAAGGGCCACAACAATGGTAAAATGAGCTGACTGAGCAGATACCagatcaccatggcaaccaagACTGGTTGATACTTTTATAAGACTTTTGGTTATTATGTGAGATGACGTTTTGTGGTTGTTGAGcaaagatatttatattttgtggtGCCTTTCTGTTGTAATGGAACTCACTTATGTCCATGGAAAAAATGTTCGAATAAACCTTTAAttgaatatttgtttatattgtcAGGTTCCTGTAATAAAACCTTTATTCATGTAATCTCTCTGCAGCTGTGGAAGCAAAATGTTGTTGATGAATGAAGGTGAAACCAAATATCTGATCTTCTCCAGCATCACATGAGACTCTGaaggaaatatttctgaattttacaTGACAAATTGTAATAATGAAGAAAAGACTTTCCATAATTCTCTGTAATCAAGTTGTTTTATTGAAGAAggtaaaatacacagaaaaaaatattttttatcttatctGAATATGTAGAATTAAGAAAACAGAGTTAATGTTAGtgtcagttttcttctttggatcaaaataaagaaaagagaatgGAGTTCagttcaaatcaaaatcaattgatttacacaaaaaaaaacaaaaaacattccaataaagcaatacaaataataaagtaaaactattactttattattaattttataaagTAATAGTTATAAAACTATAACTATTATAGTTTTATAGCTATACAGAATACAGAAGTATTTCTGTGTCAtgagaataaacaaaattatcagTAGTTATTTCCTAAAAAGGATCCGGGAACACAAAGAACTTTATTTAAACCAGAAATATAAAGAtcagaacagaagaaaagacaCATCAACAACATCTCTGATCAACAATCTGAGAGAAACTATTTGGGTTCACAGATCTCTGCAGAGGTTCCAGGGTAACGAACCCTAACTCCAGCCAGCAGCGGCTGAGTGAAtgtggtctggactctgtggaggagagtcatggtttcagagacgctgtagaaggacagaataCCTGCTCTGTGATTCAGGTACACTCCGACTctggaggaaccagaacctgagatgGAGGTCCAGATGTTGTTGTGACCAAATCTAAAATTGTTTTGGGAACACTCTAATGCCCAAGATTTGTCATTACATCCAAATACACATTCATTCCCACTTCCTACTCTGCTGATATCCTTGTATGCGACTGCTACATAAACTTGTTTCCCGCtccactccacctcccagtaacaacgtCCAGTCAGACTCTCTCTACTCAGAACCTGACAGTAATTAGTAAATCTGTCTGGGTGACTAGAATAAGATTGATGCTGATTCATTGCTGTCACCTTCTTGTTCCCCTCTGATAGTAAGAACcgtgtgtgtgctgtgtttgGATCCAGTGTGATTTCACATGAATATCTTAAGAATCCAGCTCtgctctttggttctggttctggttctgacagtagaacatccacctcagtgaccatcagtgagatgtttgtccaTGAGTCTCTCAGGGACGTCCCTGTAGTtctctctgagctctgacacagctgctgtcacgtcctcaaagtgtctcagaggacggatgttgatgctggatgagtgtgtcgactcactgagtgctggcagtgaggggtagttgaggagaaactggttgtgatcctctgtgtgtgagagctgctccagctcagcgtctttcctcttcagctcagtgatctcctgctccagcttctcctgaacatctttgactcgactcacttcagtttcctgctgggatctgatctgctgcttcacctcagagcttcttttctggaggagacggatcagctcggtgaagatcttctcactgtcctccactgttttatcagcagagtgattgatggcctccacctcctgttgaagcagcttcacatttttctcctggtcctggatcatctgctggatttttcctcgtctctcctccagctctctctgcctctcagtcctttctgctgcagctgagacTGTGTCATGGCCTTTATGTTCATCCATGGTGCAAAGGTAACAGATACACTTCTGATCAGTGCGGCAGTAGATCTCCAACAACTTATCATGCTTggagcagatgttctcctggaGGTTCTTGGACGGCTCCACCAGCTTGTGTTTGTTAAATGGAGCCACATCACGATGAGGCTGAAGGTGTTTCTCACAGAAAGAGGCCAGACAGAATAAACAGGACTTGatggctttcagttttcttccagtgcAGGAATCACAGGccacatcttcaggtccagcatAGTGGAGATCAGCAGGAGCAGCTTGGAGTCCAatcttcttcagctgctccaccaaAGCTGCTAAcatggtgtttttctgcaggtcagGCCTCTGTGTGAAGGTTTTCCTGCACTGAGGACAGtggtagtttttctttttctcacctTCATCCCAGAAGTTTGTAATACAGTTCATACAGTAGCTGTGTCCACAGGGAATAGCCACTGGATCCTTCAGTAGATCCAGACAGATGGAACAGGAGAAGGTTTCTCGGTCCAGCTGCTCCATTTCTCCTCTCAGTCACACTGACTGTGTTACTTTCATTTCCTGAGAAGAGAAACAAGCTTGAGCTCTGATCCACCAATCACATGTCAGGACAGACTGTCTGCAGCCAATGAGCTTCGtccttcagcagctgctggttcCACCCAGATTCAGTGTTTGAgaccaggaagaggaagactctgaaagtaataaaatgtcaagttaattgtcttcacaacatttttctcttaagAACAACTGACTGAGTCAGACAGCTTCAGAAAATAATATGGAAGAATCATTGCTCCTGAAGAAACTAGATGTGTTAAGTTGCTCATCGAAGTCTTTTGcctgtttcctctctgctgtttaATGGCAACAGGACACAGAAAGTTTGCATCATATTCATATCAGTTTGTTTGGTGTTGCTGATAattcattgttttataaatctgtaaaactttaacaaaacaaagcatGCAGAGGTTCTACAGCCAAACGTGACACAAAGTCTATTTCTGCCTTTCACTTtcaaaaaagtaattaattcAAGGTTCAACATCTGACcatttcttctgtgttttatgacaTGTCTCCAATCTTGCTCACATGTTTGACGCTAAATCTTCAACAGGCTGACATGGAGGATTTTTAGCCTCCTTTTCATTACTGCTATCAGAATGTCGAgctcagttttctttctgtaatcTCTCTGCAGTGGTGGATGCAGACTGCTGTTGATGAATGATGGTGACACTAAACATCTGATCTTCTCCAGCCTCATGAGAGGCTCTGAAGGAAACTTTACTATAGACAGCAATAATCACAATTTGTTGTAATAATGAACAGAAAACTCCCCAAATTTCTCTGTAATCAAGttgttttattgaacaaaatcaAAGAGACAGAACaggaaactttattttctgatcGAAATCTAAAAATTGAGAAGAAAACATCATTAGTTCTATATCGACGatagtttaatttttattctttggattacaataaagaaaatatctgaaccCCAAACAGTTGAGATGGAGGTTCAGTTCACCTCCATCTCAACTGATATAAACAAGATTAACATccatattaatattaaaaaaatactattagAGTTCAAAACAGTTACAATTTTCATgtggagaaatatttttgtgtcataagaatgaaagaaaacagcagtgacttccttttttttcttagaacaaagagaacatttaaaccagaaaaataaagagcagaacAGCAGAGCAAAGACATCAGAACAATGAACCCTGATcaaaaatcagacagaaaaactaTTTGGGTTCACAGATCTCTGCAGAGGTTCCAGTGTTACGAACCCAAACTCCAGCCAGTAGCGGCTGAGTGAAtgtggtctggactctgtggaggagagtcatggtttcagagacgctgtagaaggacagaataCCTGCTCTGTGATTCAGGTACACTCCGACTctggaggaaccagaacctgagatgGAGGTCCAGATGTTGTTGTGACCAAATCTAAAATTGTTTTGGGAACACTCTAATGCCCAAGATTTGTCATTATATCCAAATACACATTCATTCCCATTTCCTACTCTGCTGATGTTCTTGTATGCGACTGCTACAGAAACTTGTTTCCCGCtccactccacctcccagtaacatCGTCCAGTCAGACTCTCTCTACTCAGAACCTGACACCAAAATGTAAATCTGTCTGGGTGACTAGAATAAGATTGATGCTGATTCATTGCTGTCACCTTCTTGTTCCCCTCTGATAGGAAGAGCAGTGTTTGTGCTGTGTTTGGATCCAGTGTGATTTCACATGAATATCTTAAGAATCCAGCTCtgctctttggttctggttctggttctgacagtagaacatccacctcagtgaccatcagtgagatgtttgtccatgagtctctcaggacgtcctgtagtttctctctgagctttgacacagctgctgtcacgtcctcaaagtgtctcagaggacgGATGTTGATGCTTGATGAGTGTGTcgactcactgagtgctggcagtgaggggtagtggaggagaaactggttgtgatcctctgtgtgtgagagctgctccagctcagcgtctttcctcttcagctcagtgatctcctgctccagcttctcctgaacatctttgactcgactcacttcagtttcctgctgggatctgatctgctgcttcacctcagagcttcttttctggaggagacggatcagctcggtgaagatcttctcactgtcctccactgttttatcagcagagtgattgatggcctccacctcctgttgaagcagcttcacatttttctcctgGTCCTGGATCATCTGCCGGATTTTtcctcgtctctcctccagctctctctgcctctcagtcctttctgctgcagctgagacTGTGTCATGGCCTTTATGTTCATCCATGGTGCAGAGATAACAGATACACTTCTGATCAGTGCGGCAGTAGATCTCCAACAACTTATCATGCTTggagcagatgttctcctggaGGTTCTTGGACGGCTccaccagcttgtgtttcttGTATGAAGCCACATCACGATGAGGTTGAAGGTGTTTCTCACAGAAAGAGGCCAGACAGAATAAACAGGACTTGatggctttcagttttcttccagtgcAGGAATCACAGGccacatct contains the following coding sequences:
- the LOC122830634 gene encoding tripartite motif-containing protein 16-like; its protein translation is MEQLDRETFSCSICLDLLKDPVAIPCGHSYCMNCITNFWDEGEKKKNYHCPQCRKTFTQRPDLQKNTMLAALVEQLKKTGLQAAPADLHYAGPEDVACDSCTGRKLKAIKSCLFCLASFCEKHLQPHRDVASYKKHKLVEPSKNLQENICSKHDKLLEIYCRTDQKCICYLCTMDEHKGHDTVSAAAERTERQRELEERRGKIRQMIQDQEKNVKLLQQEVEAINHSADKTVEDSEKIFTELIRLLQKRSSEVKQQIRSQQETEVSRVKDVQEKLEQEITELKRKDAELEQLSHTEDHNQFLLHYPSLPALSESTHSSSINIRPLRHFEDVTAAVSKLREKLQDVLRDSWTNISLMVTEVDVLLSEPEPEPKSRAGFLRYSCEITLDPNTAQTLLFLSEGNKKVTAMNQHQSYSSHPDRFTFWCQVLSRESLTGRCYWEVEWSGKQVSVAVAYKNISRVGNGNECVFGYNDKSWALECSQNNFRFGHNNIWTSISGSGSSRVGVYLNHRAGILSFYSVSETMTLLHRVQTTFTQPLLAGVWVRNTGTSAEICEPK